One stretch of Paramormyrops kingsleyae isolate MSU_618 chromosome 4, PKINGS_0.4, whole genome shotgun sequence DNA includes these proteins:
- the LOC111839461 gene encoding sterile alpha motif domain-containing protein 3-like isoform X2: protein MDHVPLEDPLGHQIVLDHDGVGEDDLNFREHINAMNNELCRRQPDFPNIMDRMKRTLYKRVEYMAKPTEEVMEMFPFLQVPELMHHEMRLRFGQDMELSLQNALSLLTPNIIRAAQHGSQKELLSSLLRTEANTDNLQKSVAILILPALFKENSKFLYCLNEEPPSSFPTIILHDSETPLLASRASIKMDEVTITSGEMDIPHALQCLLEVYFIFGVQYPKQIKHTLSFAERYLFQMANGQKPVSIPVLKLYIQICS from the exons ATGGACCATGTGCCTCTGGAGGACCCACTTGGACATCAG atTGTACTGGACCATGATGGTGTTGGGGAGGATGACCTGAATTTTCGAGAGCACATAAATGCCATGAATAATGAGCTGTGCCGGCGACAGCCAGACTTCCCCAATATAATGGACCGAATGAAGCGCACGCTATATAAGAGGGTTGAATATATGGCCAAGCCAACTGAGGAGGTGATGGAGATGTTCCCCTTTCTTCAGGTGCCAGAGCTG atGCATCATGAAATGAGGTTGCGTTTTGGTCAGGACATGGAGCTAAGCCTTCAAAATGCCCTCAGTCTGTTGACACCCAACATCATCAGGGCAGCTCAACATGGTAGTCAGAAGGAGCTGCTGTCCAGCCTGCTAAGGACCGAGGCTAACACAGATA ACCTTCAAAAGAGTGTTGCCATCCTTATCCTGCCAGCACTTTTCAAGGAGAACTCAAAGTTTCTTTATTGTTTAAATGAG GAACCACCCAGCTCATTTCCAACCATCATCCTTCATGATTCAGAGACTCCCCTCCTTGCCAGCAGAGCATCTATAAAGATGGATGAAGTCACCATCACAAGTGGAGAGATGGACATACCACATGCTCTCCAATGCCTGCTGGAAGTTTACTTCATCTTTGGTGTGCAGTACCCCAAGCAGATAAAGCACACCTTGAGTTTTGCAGAGCGTTATTTATTTCAAATGGCAAATGGACAAAAACCTGTGTCTATTCCTGTACTAAAACTGTACATTCAGATTTGCTCATAA
- the LOC111839461 gene encoding sterile alpha motif domain-containing protein 3-like isoform X1 — MDHVPLEDPLGHQRAKRHRSEYTIQTSWGDCNPTQKIVLDHDGVGEDDLNFREHINAMNNELCRRQPDFPNIMDRMKRTLYKRVEYMAKPTEEVMEMFPFLQVPELMHHEMRLRFGQDMELSLQNALSLLTPNIIRAAQHGSQKELLSSLLRTEANTDNLQKSVAILILPALFKENSKFLYCLNEEPPSSFPTIILHDSETPLLASRASIKMDEVTITSGEMDIPHALQCLLEVYFIFGVQYPKQIKHTLSFAERYLFQMANGQKPVSIPVLKLYIQICS, encoded by the exons ATGGACCATGTGCCTCTGGAGGACCCACTTGGACATCAG AGGGCAAAGAGGCACAGAAGTGAATATACAATCCAGACGTCTTGGGGGGATTGTAATCCGACACAAAAG atTGTACTGGACCATGATGGTGTTGGGGAGGATGACCTGAATTTTCGAGAGCACATAAATGCCATGAATAATGAGCTGTGCCGGCGACAGCCAGACTTCCCCAATATAATGGACCGAATGAAGCGCACGCTATATAAGAGGGTTGAATATATGGCCAAGCCAACTGAGGAGGTGATGGAGATGTTCCCCTTTCTTCAGGTGCCAGAGCTG atGCATCATGAAATGAGGTTGCGTTTTGGTCAGGACATGGAGCTAAGCCTTCAAAATGCCCTCAGTCTGTTGACACCCAACATCATCAGGGCAGCTCAACATGGTAGTCAGAAGGAGCTGCTGTCCAGCCTGCTAAGGACCGAGGCTAACACAGATA ACCTTCAAAAGAGTGTTGCCATCCTTATCCTGCCAGCACTTTTCAAGGAGAACTCAAAGTTTCTTTATTGTTTAAATGAG GAACCACCCAGCTCATTTCCAACCATCATCCTTCATGATTCAGAGACTCCCCTCCTTGCCAGCAGAGCATCTATAAAGATGGATGAAGTCACCATCACAAGTGGAGAGATGGACATACCACATGCTCTCCAATGCCTGCTGGAAGTTTACTTCATCTTTGGTGTGCAGTACCCCAAGCAGATAAAGCACACCTTGAGTTTTGCAGAGCGTTATTTATTTCAAATGGCAAATGGACAAAAACCTGTGTCTATTCCTGTACTAAAACTGTACATTCAGATTTGCTCATAA